From Xyrauchen texanus isolate HMW12.3.18 chromosome 36, RBS_HiC_50CHRs, whole genome shotgun sequence, one genomic window encodes:
- the LOC127629723 gene encoding zinc finger BED domain-containing protein 4-like yields MVVKDLQPFTIVEDEGFRAFVNKLDPSYVLPSRKVLKTMVSERYNTTKEKTMEDLQKAEFVSLTADMWSSINMDGYLGVTCHYITPEATMATVLLGVRRFYQTHTAQHLMEAKALLMAEWGITSKVHCMVTDNASNMILSALLLNLRHVPCFAHNLNLIVKKALDQTPVINEIRQKARKIVGLFRSSCKAKDKLVEMQSLMGRPSLKMIQEVETRWNSTFDMLQRLYEQREPVAAALANLNSDTAPLTSLEYDIIQQSLTLLQPFKLATTEMSEEQRVSASKLIPLYRMLQHK; encoded by the exons atggtggtgaaggatctgcagcccttcaccatcgtggaggatgagggtttcagggcctttgtgaacaagcttgatccaagctatgtcctcccatcccggaaggtgcttaaaacaatggtcagcgaaaggtacaacacaaccaaggagaagacaatggaggacctacaaaaggcggaatttgttagccttacggctgacatgtggtcttccattaatatggatggatatcttggtgtaacatgccattacataacaccagaggcaacaatggcaactgttttactgggtgtaaggaggttttaccaaacccacacagcccagcatctcatggaggctaaagccttgctaatggctgagtggggaataacctccaaagttcactgcatggtgactgacaatgcatccaacatgatcctaagtgccctgctactcaaccttcgccatgtcccatgttttgctcataatttgaatttgatagtgaaaaaggccctggatcaaaccccagtcatcaatgaaattcgccagaaagccagaaagatagtggggttgttcagatccagctgcaaagcaaaggacaagcttgtggagatgcagagcttgatgggcagaccaagtctgaaaatgatacaggaggttgaaacgagatggaacagcacattcgacatgctacaacgcttgtatgagcaacgtgagccagtggctgctgcacttgccaatttaaacagtgatactgctcccctgacaagtcttgagtatgacattattcaacagtcattgacacttcttcaaccattcaaactagcaacaacagagatgtcagaggaacagagagtgtctgcttcaaagctcataccattgtacaggatgttgcagcacaa GTAG